In a genomic window of Wyeomyia smithii strain HCP4-BCI-WySm-NY-G18 chromosome 1, ASM2978416v1, whole genome shotgun sequence:
- the LOC129721255 gene encoding uncharacterized protein LOC129721255, which produces MFMVATEPLPSGYSNESVIIGEQLNTPGPENVCSFEYSSFDQLGTTEAKVNPTNVVFSTSSNSITKRNEKDCNNNSSSSDSMHDKMEVQPFELEYSNVISPITPPPSVRRKPIMSWDLESRLDEVLLSPESYINTPLDSIGVASPASISGDAERKQTDELETCIDFNTIVDSSEGDDYSIPLHEEIEQLSNSFYCKSNNLVSVKVDSSNGADVVSPSFLLSLEKESIFPDALTNNTNVASDTLDNERTSSVANTMFEIQPSIVNSFFSDACDDDDLGKRENLKQNEHKQNITVAAARPQAALYTISSGDETFHVIKTQTQLEHNYTIKLPFDSGASHYLSNKPMVKEENLLQPFKPREQQASTPQKPPIVRRKLFQRINNKMSNTRRRIPELKLKIINPVASVDVHTANGTAMLTTTQMVMNTPELTNEILDLEAEVLKQEDEFDLLAYINSGTDYEVIEKSPIEEKPTVSFPEAAAVVKPVTDAPPVEAKPQSTICNATLSDLFNPAKRKLPTFTIDDIDQLTESTNNTKRFRFKSATSSTTSSVCGDNASEASSSVRPAKRRGRPPKTASSIRDRSEYEHLSEADMRYREQRDKNNEASRKSRINRKDREQRLEDEASQLNRQHELLVNEEQQLIKECNRWRKAVMRLALL; this is translated from the exons ATGTTCATGGTCGCTACGGAGCCCTTGCCGAGTGGCTACAGCAACGAAAGCGTTATAATAGGTGAACAGCTCAATACCCCAGGACCAGAGAACGTCTGCAGTTTTGAGTATAGCAGTTTCGATCAGCTCGGAACAACCGAAGCGAAAGTTAACCCAACAAACGTCGTATTTAgtaccagcagcaacagcatCACTAAGAGAAACGAGAAAGattgcaacaacaacagcagcagcagcgacaGCATGCATGACAAAATGGAGGTGCAGCCGTTCGAACTGGAATATAGCAACGTCATTAGTCCAATAACCCCCCCACCATCAGTTCGTAGAAAACCCATTATGTCTTGGGATCTTGAATCGCGTCTGGACGAGGTTCTTCTCAGTCCCGAGAGCTACATCAATACACCTCTCGACAGTATTGGTGTGGCTTCTCCGGCCAGCATTTCGGGTGATGCGGAACGGAAACAAACTGACGAATTGGAAACTTGCATCGATTTCAACACAATTGTCGACAGCAGCGAGGGGGACGATTATAGCATTCCCCTTCACGAGGAAATCGAACAACTTTCAAATTCCTTCTATTGTAAGTCGAACAATCTTGTTTCCGTAAAAGTCGACTCTTCCAATGGAGCCGATGTCGTATCGCCCAGCTTTCTTCTATCCCTAGAGAAGGAATCCATTTTCCCTGATGCGCTGACTAACAACACTAATGTTGCCAGCGACACCTTGGACAACGAAAGGACATCTTCCGTTGCGAATACCATGTTCGAGATACAACCTTCAATTGTCAACTCTTTCTTCAGTGATGCTTGCGATGATGATGATTTAGGAAAGCGAGAAAACTTGAAGCAGAATGAGCATAAGCAAAACATAACAGTTGCAGCTGCGAGGCCGCAAGCTGCACTGTATACCATCTCCAGTGGAGACGAAACTTTTCATGTTATTAAAACGCAAACGCAACTAGAACACAATTATACTATTAAGCTACCATTTGACAGTGGCGCTAGCCACTATTTATCGAACAAACCTATGGTGAAGGAAGAAAATCTATTGCAACCTTTCAAACCGAGAGAGCAACAAGCATCGACGCCCCAGAAGCCGCCAATTGTGCGGCGGAAACTGTTCCAACGAATCAACAACAAAATGTCCAACACTCGTCGACGTATTCCTGAGTTAAAACTCAAGATCATCAACCCAGTGGCGTCAGTCGACGTGCACACTGCGAATGGCACGGCCATGCTTACCACAACGCAGATGGTAATGAACACCCCGGAGCTAACGAACGAAATACTCGATTTGGAGGCCGAGGTTTTGAAACAGGAGGATGAATTCGATCTTTTAGCCTACATCAATTCTGGAACG GACTACGAAGTCATAGAAAAATCTCCAATCGAGGAAAAGCCAACGGTTTCATTCCCGGAAGCCGCTGCCGTCGTTAAGCCAGTAACTGATGCTCCACCGGTCGAAGCTAAGCCACAGTCCACCATTTGCAATGCAACACTCAGCGATCTCTTCAACCCGGCGAAGCGTAAGCTGCCAACGTTTACGATTGATGATATCGATCAGCTGACGGAATCCACTAACAACACCAAACGATTCCGTTTCAAAAGCGCTACTTCATCGACCACCTCCTCGGTGTGCGGAGATAACGCGTCTGAAGCTTCCTCGTCGGTACGACCGGCTAAACGCCGTGGACGACCCCCGAAGACAGCCAGCTCGATTCGGGATCGCTCCGAGTATGAGCATCTAAGCGAAGCAGATATGCGCTACCGCGAACAGCGTGACAAGAACAACGAAGCTTCCCGTAAATCCCGCATCAACCGAAAGGATCGAGAGCAAAGACTCGAAGACGAGGCAAGTCAATTGAATCGACAGCACGAGCTGCTCGTCAACGAGGAGCAGCAGCTGATCAAGGAATGCAATCGTTGGCGAAAGGCGGTCATGCGGTTGGCGCTCCTGTAA